One Gemmatimonadaceae bacterium genomic window, TGACCGGTCCCATTTTTTTGCCGTCGCTGCGAACGCAATGCGTAGAATCCTGGTGGATTATGCACGCAGCTATCGAACCGACAAGCGCGGTGGCGCGCCGCGGCGCGTAAGTCTCACCGATTCGATGCTCGTCGCGGAGCAGCGCGCTGACACGCTCCTCGCCGTGGACGACGCATTGGTCGAGCTCGCCAGCATCGACGAACGCCTGAGCCGCGTTGTGGAATGTCGTTTTTTTGCCGGCCTCACCGAGGAAGAGACGGCGGAAGTCCTGGGCGTCACCGCTCGTACGGTTCGCCGGGACTGGACCAAAGCGAAAGGGTGGCTCCACAGAACACTCGAGTAGACAGCTTCCTGCATGTCCGCTTTTGGCAGGCATTATCGCGTTCATACGCAAACGTCGCTACGAGTAAATAGGCTCGACCTTGTTCGCGCGAGTGAAGAAAACAATCGCATCTTCGCAGTGTGCGTGTCGCGGTACCGTCGGGGCGGTACGGTACTGTACAGAATGCTCGAATGAGACTATGCTCTGACGCGTTGGCCTCCACTTTGTTCGCCTCGAGCACTTCTCCAGCGACCGTTCGACGGGTGGATGTCGGCGGGCTCGTCCTGGCGAGCGGAGGCTGACATGGCGAGAACGAAACTGGTGGAGCTATGGCGGGAGGTGTTCGAGGCCGCCGACAGCGCGCTCGAGCTGGACCCCGCAGACCGTCAGGCGTTCGTCGACCGATGTCTCGAAGATCATCCCTCGGTCGGCGCGGAGCTGAAGGCTCTCATCGACGCCGCGGCGACTCTGTCCACCTTGGAGACGCCTGCAGCTGTTTTTGCCGCGCCGTTCCTGCAGCCAGCCGTGTTGGACAACGAGTCCGGAGACAACGGCGACAGAAGCAACGCGACGTCGATGTTCGGACCGTACCGCGTCCGCCGCGAGGTCGGATCGGGTGGGATGGGCGCAGTATATCTCGCTGAGCGTTCGGACGACCAGTACCGAAAAGAAGTAGCCCTCAAGGTTCTGCCGCGTTGGAGCGGCGGCGATCGACGTCGCCTTCAGCGGTTTCTCGAGGAGCGGCAGATTCTGGCGACGCTCGACCATCCGGGAATCGCGCGACTGCTCGATGGCGGTGTGACGGCCGATGGGCAACCGTGGTTCGCGATGGAGTACATCGACGGTCAGCCGATAGACAAATACTGCGATGACCTCCGGCTGTCGGTGGAGGAGCGCCTCGAGTTTTTCTGCGAGGCCTGCTCGGCCGTGCAGTACGCGCATCGCAATCTCGTGGTTCACCGCGATCTGAAGCCGTCGAACATTCTCGTCTCAGCTGATGGCCGTGTTGCGTTGCTGGACTTCGGCATCGCCAAGCTTCTCGCGGAAGATTCGAACAGCGCAGACGCGGCAAAGACGATTGGCGACAGACTGATGACGCCACTGTATGCCAGTCCCGAACAGATCCGTGGCGAGCCGGCGTCGACCGCCGCCGACGTCTACGCACTGGGTGTCCTGCTGCATGTACTCCTCACCGGCAGCAGGCCGTATCGTCTTTCAACGTTCGAGAGCTATGAGGTTGCGCGTGCTGTGCTCGAGCAGGAGCCCGAGCGGCCATCGGTCTCAGCCGCGCGCGAAAGCGAACCTGTCGGCGCCCGTGCAGCCGAGCGGTCCGCTGCAGCCCGCGCGCTCTCACGTGGAAGCACATCGGTCAAGCTCGTTCGGCGGCTGCGAGGGGATCTCGACGCGATTGTGCTGAAGGCGATGGCCAAGGACCCGAGCCGGCGTTACGCAACCGTCGAGCAGCTCGAGACCGACGTCCGGCGACATCTGACCGGCTTGCCTGTTCTCGCCCTACCAGAGAGCCGCTCCTATCTCACCCGAAAGTTTATCCGTCGGCATCGCACAGGTGTGGCGATGGCGTCGGCGGCGGCTGTTCTTGTGGTGGGGTTTGCCGCCGTGATGACAGTCCAGCGATCGAGCATTCGTGCACAGGCGGAGCGGATCGCGCTCGAGCGCGACAGGGCGGAGCAGGTAGGCGGGGTTTTTCTGAACATTTTTCGGACCGTGGCTCCCGGTGACCGCGGAATTGAGGCGCGGGACATTCTCGATAGCGCGTCAGCCCGCATCAATCAGCAGATGATTGCTCATCCCGAGCAACGTGCCCGGCTGATGTTCGAGATGGCCGGAGCGTACCACCGGCTCGAGTCACACGACCGCGCTCGCAGTCTCCTCGATACGTCGCTTGCACTTCGCCGCAACCTGCGGCCGAAACCGGATCTCGAGATTGCGGAGACCTTGAATCAGCTGGGGGCGGTGCTCCTCGCGCAGGCGAACATGGTTCGCGCCGAGGAGGCTTACGGTGAGGCGCTTGCTCTGCGCCGGCGTAAGCTGGGAACACGGCATGCCGATGTGGCGCGCACCCTCATCGGGCTGTCTGCAGTGCGCCGCGCGCAACGACGATTCCCGGAGGCGGAACGGCTTTCGCGCGAAGCCGTCGCAATCGATGAGTCGCGCGGTCCGAATGCCCGGGCCGATCTGGCGCGCAGCACGAGCGCGCTGGCCGGCGCAATTGCCGATGCGGGCGATTACCGCGGCGCGGCAGCGCTGTTTCGCCAGGCGCTCGTGCTCGCGCGTGAAACGCACCCCGAGGAGCACCCGGAAGTTGCCGGCACCGTGTTTGATCTCGCGGGTGCGCTCCACGGTGCGGGCGAGCACCGCGCAGCCGATTCGCTCGTTCGCTACGGGCTCGGCCTCAATCGACGTCTGCTCACCGCCAATCTGCTGACCGGCGGAGCGAGCGTGTCGACGTCACGGGTCGCCGACACGTCCGGGAGCGTGAACGAGACGGTGAGACGTGCTTTATCGGAGAGACCGGTTGCGGCCACTGGGCCGCCCGCTGCCGCGGCCGCGAACAGCTCCAGAATCGTTTTTGTCTCCGACAGAGACGGCCCAGATGCTGTCGGCAATCTGGGCAATGAGGAGATATACGTGATGAATGCCGACGGAACGGATCAGCGCCGGTTGACACATAGCAAAGCCACAGACAACCAGCCTGCCTTGTCTCCAGATGGCCGGATGATCGCCTTTACCAGCCAGCGCGCAGGAGGCCTCGACATCTTCGTGATGAATGCGGACGGCACCGAGCAGAGGCAGCTGACCCGTTTCAGCGATCGTGGCCTCGGAGCAAACAACCCGACCTGGTCTCCCGACGGAAAACGCATCGCCTTCCGCACGCGGGTGAAGCAAATCGATATCTACACGATAAACGTGGACGGCACCGGACTGAGGAGAGTTACCAACGACGCAGCTGGCGAGAACACTCCGTCATGGTCACCCGACGGACGACGGATCGCCTTCAGCAGCGGGCTGCGCCAACGCTTCGAGATTCACGTGGTGGACTCCGACGGACGCAACCCACGGCGCCTCACCTTCAACGACGCGATGGACCATCATCCCGAATGGTCTCCGGACGGGCGGCGCATCGCGTTTCACAGCGACCGCGACGGCGATATGGAGATTTACGTCATGAATGCCGACGGCAGTAATCCGGTGCGCCTGACCAGAAATCCTGGCCTGGACGCGCATGCGTCGTGGTCCCCCGACGGCCGGCGCATCGTGTTTCACCGAACCGTTCTCGGACACGGGCAGGTCCACGTCATGAACGCCGACGGCAGTGATGTGAAACGCCTCACGGATTTGTCGCCAGTCGCCTTCAGCGCCTTTCCCAGCTGGGGCCGGGCGCCCCGGTGATGAAGCAACGGTTCGTCATCCTTGTGGCGCTCATCGCGATCGCGCCTCCCACTTCTGCGTGGTCACAACCGGCGATCACTCTAGAGGGCCTCGTTCGCGATGAAGCCGGCGGCATCGCGCGCGCGGAAGTCAGCGCCGTCGACAGTCTCACGAACGAGCGCCGCAATGCCCTGACGAACGATCGCGGGTTCTTCCGCATGCTCGGGATGAGTCCTGGTCGGTACGCCGTCTCAGCGCGAATCATCGGGTACGCCGCCGGCGTGACGCAAATTGTTCATCTGGTGGCTGGGCAGCGCGCGCAATTGAATTTCATCCTCGAGCAGGCAACCAGCACGCTCGAAACCGTGCAGGTGCACGTGCAACGTACCGACGCAGCAGAGATCGAGCGCATGTCCGTGTCGACGGCGCTGAGTGCCGAGGAGATCGAGCGTCTGCCGTTGAATACACGCAACGTGATGGACCTGGCTGCCGTGGCTCCCGGAATCCGTTCGTTTCAGCCGATCGAGGGTCATTCCATTCCGGGAGCCGGAGCATTGCGCGATGAGCGTGCGCTCAATTTCTATCTCGATGGCGTCGAGATGAAGAACTTCAACAGCAGCAACGTCATGGGCACGCCGCAGGTCGGCTCGATACTCCCAATTGACGGGCTGCAGGAATTCCGCGTTCTCCTCAATCCATACGACGCAGAGTATACGCGCGGAGCCGGCTACATCATGAGCGCGGTATCCCACCGCGGAACGAATGAGACTCACGGCTCGGCGTTCGGCTTCTTCCAGAACAAGGACCTGGTCTCCGTCAACGATTTTCAGCGAGGTATTCCGAACTTCGAGAAGCCGGACTTCAATCGGCGACAAGGCGGCTTTAGCCTGCGTGGACCGATTGTCCGCAACCGCCTTTTCTACGCCGCAAGTTATGAGATTTCCGACGCGGCCAACTACGTAGCCGTCGTTCCCGGACAGCCGGCGAGCGATCCGGGATACTGGGACCGCTACGCAGGCGTCTTCAATGCCCCGAGCCGGAATCAGGCGGGTCTTGTGCGCCTCACTTACGCGGCGAATGTTGCCAATGTATTCGAAGCGATAGTGTCGTCACGCTACTTCACGGGTGAGTCACGGTTCGGAGGGACCGTGTCGAGAGAGTCGGCGACCGCCTCGGCGTATGCGGTCAACACTGTGAATCTGCGTCATCGGTGGCTGCCCGCGTCGGGGCTGGCAAACGAGCTCAGTCTCCAGTTCGTCCGTTGGTCAAACGCAAACCGTCGCCTCGTGGCTGGCCCCGAGCTCAGGTATCCGACACTGATCATCGGGCGCGCCAATGAGTTCGGCGCAGTCAACGAAAAACAGTTCCGTGTCATCGATCGTGTCACATACGGTGTCGGCAGCGGGCCCGGGAGCCATCTCCTCAAGGCAGGATTTGAGGTTTCACGCGTCAACCTTGACCAGTTCACGCCGAACAACGGGCCGGGTTCGTTCCGGTTCAGGACCGAAAGCGGAGCCCCGTTCGAGGCGTCGATCGGCGTCGGGTATTTCGATCCCCATTCCGATCGCGATGCCTTCGCTGAGCTCTGGGGTTGGGTCGCCGGCGTTTACTTCAACGATGAATGGGCTGTCACATCGCGTCTCGTTTTGAACCTCGGCGTCCGCTACGACGCCGACATCAACACCATGAACAACGACTTCACGGTTCCGTGGGCGAGCGACACGGCGATCAACTCGCGGCCCGAGCTTCGTGGTCTACTCAACCGCAGCGACCGCAAAGACGATCTGAACAATTTTTCGCCGCGGGTCTCATTTTCGTGGGATGTTACAGGAAGTCGACGCGCATTCATTCGAGGCGGCTTCGGCATCATGTACGACCGCGTGCCGGGTTTCGTGCCGTTCAATGAGCGGCGCACGGCTACATGGCGGACGTACACCTTTACGAATCCGGGGACGCTGGATCCGGAAGAGCTTCGGAATCGAGTCATTGCCGGCGCGGGAGGCACTGTTCGTCCCTCCATCACTCTCCTGCCGCAGCGAATGGATGTCCCGGAGAACAGGCAATGGTCGCTCGGACTCGGCGCGCAGCTAACGCCTGTCCTGACTTTGAACATCGACTATATCCGTCAGGATGTCCGCCACCTCTTTGCATCGGTCAACCTGAATTGGCTGGATGTGTCGCAGACCCCACGACGCGTGCTCTCATCCGCGTATGGCAACATCATCGCGTGGGGAGATTTTGCTCGTGGGCGCTACCGCGCGCTGCTTACGAATCTCTCATACCATCCGGACAGCACTCTGCGGCTGAATGTTGCGTATACGCTGGCCTCGGCGAAAGCAGACTGGGATGTCGAGAACACCCAGGCCCCTGCCGGGGCGGCGAATCAGTTCTACGTAATGCAGCGAATCAGCGGTGATGAGCGGCACCGCTTCGTGCTCTCCGGAACGTCGGTGCTGCCCTTCGGGATCCGGCTTTCAACTGTAGCGACGGTAGCGAGCCCTCGTCCATACCGCGCGCAGGTGGGAGAAGATGTGAACAAGAACAACATGTTCGAGGACGACTTCATCGACGGCACACGTTTTCGGGTTCCGCCGAATGCATGGAGAAACTGGTACCGGGTGGTAGACCTGCGGCTCACCAAGGGGTTCGAGGTGCGACGTGGCGCGCAGCTCTCTCTGATCGCCGAGGCGTTCAACGTGTTCAACACCGAGAATTATTCGGGATACTTCGGCGTGCAGCGAAGTCCCACGGGGGAGCCGAGACCGGACTTCGGCTCTCCGAGTGGAATATTCGCAACGAGACAATTACAGCTCGGCAGCAGATTGCAGTTTTGACGCGGCCCTGCATCCGACTGCTGCGTTGCTAAATGGCAGCCCAGATGAAGTCCTTTGAGGCGCTCACGCCATTCGCGATTCCACTGCTTCCGCCACCGGAATAAGTAAGCCGGAAGCCAATGGCCCTCGGAGTAGAGCAGGAGCCAAATCCCACGAGCAGCCCAATCGGGTCGACGGAACCGCTGAAGAATCGCTTCCATGTTCCCCCGCCACTGTTGCACGTCGCGCTCGGCGCATAATTCCCCTTCGCGGAGCAAACCTGGTACGTCACTGTCCCACTCTGAGCGAGATTCCCGAGGTTGTCCCTCACCTCCGACTTGAGAACCAGATAGGTCCCCACCGGTTCAGTACCCGCGGTGGGCGCCAACCCGCTGCTGGTTCCTTTTAGAAAAGAGATGACATACGACCCCGGAGTACTCTGGATGGCCATACGCAGGTCATCATAGCCCGCGTCGGGCGCAACTGGTGACTGCTCCGAACAGGCAAGTACCCCAAATGTTGCTGCCAGTGCTGCGATTCC contains:
- a CDS encoding sigma-70 family RNA polymerase sigma factor; amino-acid sequence: MNDDADITTQLVAWRAGEPSAREKLFPLVYDELRRIAHRQLGREHAGHTLDTTSLVHEAYLKLVDQTRAEWTDRSHFFAVAANAMRRILVDYARSYRTDKRGGAPRRVSLTDSMLVAEQRADTLLAVDDALVELASIDERLSRVVECRFFAGLTEEETAEVLGVTARTVRRDWTKAKGWLHRTLE
- a CDS encoding protein kinase, which codes for MARTKLVELWREVFEAADSALELDPADRQAFVDRCLEDHPSVGAELKALIDAAATLSTLETPAAVFAAPFLQPAVLDNESGDNGDRSNATSMFGPYRVRREVGSGGMGAVYLAERSDDQYRKEVALKVLPRWSGGDRRRLQRFLEERQILATLDHPGIARLLDGGVTADGQPWFAMEYIDGQPIDKYCDDLRLSVEERLEFFCEACSAVQYAHRNLVVHRDLKPSNILVSADGRVALLDFGIAKLLAEDSNSADAAKTIGDRLMTPLYASPEQIRGEPASTAADVYALGVLLHVLLTGSRPYRLSTFESYEVARAVLEQEPERPSVSAARESEPVGARAAERSAAARALSRGSTSVKLVRRLRGDLDAIVLKAMAKDPSRRYATVEQLETDVRRHLTGLPVLALPESRSYLTRKFIRRHRTGVAMASAAAVLVVGFAAVMTVQRSSIRAQAERIALERDRAEQVGGVFLNIFRTVAPGDRGIEARDILDSASARINQQMIAHPEQRARLMFEMAGAYHRLESHDRARSLLDTSLALRRNLRPKPDLEIAETLNQLGAVLLAQANMVRAEEAYGEALALRRRKLGTRHADVARTLIGLSAVRRAQRRFPEAERLSREAVAIDESRGPNARADLARSTSALAGAIADAGDYRGAAALFRQALVLARETHPEEHPEVAGTVFDLAGALHGAGEHRAADSLVRYGLGLNRRLLTANLLTGGASVSTSRVADTSGSVNETVRRALSERPVAATGPPAAAAANSSRIVFVSDRDGPDAVGNLGNEEIYVMNADGTDQRRLTHSKATDNQPALSPDGRMIAFTSQRAGGLDIFVMNADGTEQRQLTRFSDRGLGANNPTWSPDGKRIAFRTRVKQIDIYTINVDGTGLRRVTNDAAGENTPSWSPDGRRIAFSSGLRQRFEIHVVDSDGRNPRRLTFNDAMDHHPEWSPDGRRIAFHSDRDGDMEIYVMNADGSNPVRLTRNPGLDAHASWSPDGRRIVFHRTVLGHGQVHVMNADGSDVKRLTDLSPVAFSAFPSWGRAPR
- a CDS encoding carboxypeptidase regulatory-like domain-containing protein; this encodes MKQRFVILVALIAIAPPTSAWSQPAITLEGLVRDEAGGIARAEVSAVDSLTNERRNALTNDRGFFRMLGMSPGRYAVSARIIGYAAGVTQIVHLVAGQRAQLNFILEQATSTLETVQVHVQRTDAAEIERMSVSTALSAEEIERLPLNTRNVMDLAAVAPGIRSFQPIEGHSIPGAGALRDERALNFYLDGVEMKNFNSSNVMGTPQVGSILPIDGLQEFRVLLNPYDAEYTRGAGYIMSAVSHRGTNETHGSAFGFFQNKDLVSVNDFQRGIPNFEKPDFNRRQGGFSLRGPIVRNRLFYAASYEISDAANYVAVVPGQPASDPGYWDRYAGVFNAPSRNQAGLVRLTYAANVANVFEAIVSSRYFTGESRFGGTVSRESATASAYAVNTVNLRHRWLPASGLANELSLQFVRWSNANRRLVAGPELRYPTLIIGRANEFGAVNEKQFRVIDRVTYGVGSGPGSHLLKAGFEVSRVNLDQFTPNNGPGSFRFRTESGAPFEASIGVGYFDPHSDRDAFAELWGWVAGVYFNDEWAVTSRLVLNLGVRYDADINTMNNDFTVPWASDTAINSRPELRGLLNRSDRKDDLNNFSPRVSFSWDVTGSRRAFIRGGFGIMYDRVPGFVPFNERRTATWRTYTFTNPGTLDPEELRNRVIAGAGGTVRPSITLLPQRMDVPENRQWSLGLGAQLTPVLTLNIDYIRQDVRHLFASVNLNWLDVSQTPRRVLSSAYGNIIAWGDFARGRYRALLTNLSYHPDSTLRLNVAYTLASAKADWDVENTQAPAGAANQFYVMQRISGDERHRFVLSGTSVLPFGIRLSTVATVASPRPYRAQVGEDVNKNNMFEDDFIDGTRFRVPPNAWRNWYRVVDLRLTKGFEVRRGAQLSLIAEAFNVFNTENYSGYFGVQRSPTGEPRPDFGSPSGIFATRQLQLGSRLQF